From Triticum urartu cultivar G1812 chromosome 2, Tu2.1, whole genome shotgun sequence, a single genomic window includes:
- the LOC125539694 gene encoding F-box/LRR-repeat protein At3g59200-like, whose translation MASGVDRISALPEDILHHVLRLLPAHEVVRTSLLARRWRGVWRSVPTLRFTGAKGWGSADMFAQFVDYLLHLRCGGDGPPLDSCDFDLDSDGFMLLPANQRRASSWLWKALPRVRALRLRLRIPEDPGASPPSDMHLFSQHLTRLELVGVGFYGSVVDFTGCPALVELSMDTCDVVVKQLLSPSLKHLRITRCYAQENYRILISLPNLVSLELIEWVQGRIPLLGSLPCLARAVVVLNESCADQCSQGQFDSCGADDDMCDRCYYYYGDPEHGPPYDRNNCIFLKGLSEATDLELSAHSDVTVFNRDLKWCPTFTKLKTLLLNDWCLAADHNALICFLQHSPILEKLTLQLSKGPSYVTEAEGIYKPLGQSVASNCLKIVETKCANVDSKVHKILKILTTYGIRLEQISVQQTSRIPGSGCFNFVCTEFS comes from the exons ATGGCGAGCGGGGTGGACCGCATAAGCGCCCTCCCGGAGGACATCCTCCACCACGTGCTCCGCCTCCTGCCGGCTCATGAGGTGGTGCGGACGTCCTTGCTCGCCCGGCGCTGGCGCGGCGTCTGGAGGTCCGTGCCCACCCTCCGCTTCACCGGAGCCAAGGGGTGGGGCAGCGCCGACATGTTCGCCCAATTCGTGGACTACTTGCTCCACCTCAGGTGCGGGGGCGACGGCCCGCCTCTGGATTCCTGCGATTTCGACTTAGATTCCGACGGATTCATGCTGTTGCCCGCCAACCAGCGGCGTGCGAGCAGCTGGCTCTGGAAGGCCCTGCCTCGTGTCCGGGCGCTCCGGCTCCGGCTTCGCATTCCCGAGGATCCGGGAGCCTCGCCACCATCTGACATGCATCTCTTCTCCCAGCACCTCACCAGATTAGAGCTTGTTGGTGTCGGTTTCTACGGCAGCGTCGTTGATTTTACAGGCTGTCCAGCATTGGTGGAACTGAGTATGGATACTTGCGACGTCGTTGTCAAGCAGCTCTTGTCTCCATCCTTGAAACATCTGCGAATTACCCGCTGCTATGCTCAAGAAAATTACCGCATTCTTATTTCTCTACCAAATCTTGTTTCGCTTGAGTTGATCGAATGGGTCCAAGGAAGGATTCCATTGCTTGGGAGCTTGCCGTGTTTAGCAAGAGCTGTTGTTGTGCTTAACGAGAGTTGTGCCGATCAATGCTCTCAGGGTCAGTTTGATAGTTGTGGTGCTGATGATGATATGTGTGATCgttgttattattattatggGGATCCTGAACATGGGCCTCCTTATGACCGCAACAACTGCATCTTTCTCAAAGGTTTGTCAGAAGCGACAGACTTGGAGTTGTCAGCTCATTCTGATGTG ACTGTTTTCAACAGGGATTTGAAGTGGTGCCCTACATTTACCAAGTTAAAGACTTTGCTACTCAATGATTGGTGTTTGGCTGCTGACCATAATGCACTAATTTGTTTTCTCCAACACTCGCCAATTTTGGAGAAGCTTACTCTTCAACTTTCTAAG GGACCTTCATATGTAACTGAAGCAGAAGGAATCTACAAACCATTGGGACAGTCGGTTGCATCCAACTGTCTTAAGATTGTTGAAACCAAATGTGCAAATGTTGATAGCAAGGTTCACAAAATTTTGAAAATACTGACTACGTACGGCATACGCCTTGAGCAAATTAGTGTCCAACAAACTAGCAGGATTCCTGGATCTGGAT GTTTCAATTTTGTTTGCACTGAGTTCAGCTAA
- the LOC125539696 gene encoding protein LYK5-like has protein sequence MNQIVPSPSKQIMPRLHGRAPAALAIRHLLISFLLALLPLASAQQEYEANAQSDCYANNGSSVLGYTCSSSKSNHANSSSASACATYLAFRSDLPGYGSPITVAYLLNASASAVAAANSVPIASPVQNGSLLLVPVRCACTAAGHYQHDAAYAIQFGYETYFSIASDVYQGLSTCQAMMAQNPAHDSLDLYPGIALTVPLRCACPSPTQASTGVKYLVTYVLDWDDDASTVADRFRADYQALLHANSITDDTTVYPFTTMLVPLKDKPTSEIAVLPEPPTPSPSPSPAPSDVVSVPPASSTESSSGPTPRWRVVVGVAAGCSVLTLGALLALFLLCRWRRRHGDRGDRSKTTLPAVEHAVSDGPAKGALTRAASLMWPMVVREAVGSLTVYDYGDLERATSGFSEEQRIGNSSVYRAVINGSAVVVKRVPGDVGTEVTILGRVNHSSLIRMSGLCMHGGYTYTVFEFAENGALSDWLHGGEEEEEGRVLGWSQRVQVALDVAGGLNYLHNYTDPPYVHKNLKASNILLDACFRAKLSNFGLALAITEDDDRGGLWMTRHVVGTQGYLAPEYLEHGLIGPQLDVFAFGVLLLQLLSGREAARQDDDGGGSGKNGKVVLLWEEAERLGLGGGGGGGGDLLDKVTAFVDGRLHGQYPLDVVFAMLALALRCVARESRTRPSMAEVLLSLSGVYNWTINWDPRCPEGTGTPHEQ, from the coding sequence ATGAACCAAATTGTTCCAAGTCCAAGTAAGCAAATCATGCCTCGTCTCCATGGCCGCGCCCCAGCTGCGCTTGCCATCCGCCACCTCCTCATTTCGTTCCTCCTCGCGCTGCTCCCGCTCGCGTCTGCGCAGCAGGAGTACGAGGCCAACGCGCAGAGCGACTGCTACGCCAACAACGGCAGCTCGGTCCTCGGCTACACCTGCAGCAGCAGCAAGAGCAACCACGCTAACTCCTCGTCGGCATCGGCATGCGCCACCTACCTGGCCTTCCGCTCCGATCTGCCCGGCTACGGCTCCCCAATCACCGTCGCCTACCTCCTCAACGCCAGCGCgtccgccgtcgccgccgccaacTCCGTGCCCATCGCCTCCCCGGTCCAGAACGGCAGCCTGCTCCTCGTCCCCGTCCGCTGCGCCTGCACGGCGGCGGGGCACTACCAGCACGACGCCGCCTACGCCATCCAGTTCGGCTACGAGACCTACTTCTCCATCGCGAGCGACGTGTACCAGGGGCTCTCCACCTGCCAGGCGATGATGGCGCAGAACCCCGCGCACGATAGCCTCGATCTGTATCCCGGCATCGCCCTCACCGTGCCGCTCCGCTGCGCGTGCCCTTCGCCCACGCAGGCCTCGACTGGAGTCAAGTACCTCGTGACCTACGTTCTCGACTGGGACGACGACGCGTCCACCGTCGCCGACCGCTTCCGCGCCGACTACCAGGCCCTGCTTCACGCCAATAGCATCACCGACGACACCACCGTGTACCCGTTCACCACCATGCTGGTTCCGCTCAAGGATAAGCCCACCTCTGAAATAGCGGTCCTGCCGGAGCCACCCACACCGTCACCGTCACCGTCACCAGCACCGTCCGATGTGGTGTCAGTCCCGCCGGCGAGTTCCACTGAATCCAGCAGTGGTCCTACTCCAAGGTGGCGGGTCGTCGTCGGCGTTGCTGCTGGATGCAGTGTTCTTACTTTGGGTGCCCTGCTTGCTCTGTTCTTGCTATGCCGTTGGCGTCGGCGGCACGGCGACCGTGGTGACCGAAGCAAGACCACCCTACCGGCAGTGGAGCATGCTGTGTCAGACGGGCCGGCGAAGGGAGCTTTGACGAGGGCGGCGTCCTTGATGTGGCCGATGGTGGTGCGCGAGGCAGTGGGGTCGCTGACCGTGTACGACTACGGGGATCTAGAGAGGGCGACATCAGGTTTCTCGGAGGAGCAGCGTATTGGAAACTCGTCGGTCTACCGCGCGGTGATCAACGGCAGCGCTGTGGTCGTGAAGCGAGTGCCCGGCGACGTGGGCACTGAGGTGACCATCCTGGGGCGCGTCAACCACTCGAGCCTCATCCGCATGTCCGGCCTGTGCATGCACGGCGGCTACACCTACACGGTGTTCGAGTTCGCCGAGAACGGCGCGCTCAGCGACTGGCTCcacggcggcgaggaggaggaggagggccgcgTGCTCGGGTGGAGCCAGCGCGTGCAGGTGGCGCTCGACGTGGCAGGCGGGCTCAACTACCTGCACAACTACACCGACCCTCCCTACGTGCATAAGAACCTCAAGGCCAGCAACATCCTCCTCGACGCATGCTTCCGCGCCAAGCTCTCAAACTTCGGCCTCGCGCTCGCGATCAccgaggacgacgaccgcggcggCCTGTGGATGACCCGGCACGTGGTCGGCACGCAGGGCTATCTGGCGCCCGAGTACCTCGAGCACGGGCTGATCGGCCCCCAGCTCGACGTGTTCGCGTTCGGCGTCCTCCTGCTTCAGCTCTTGTCCGGGAGGGAGGCGGCTAGACaagacgacgacggcggcggcagcggcaagAACGGGAAGGTGGTATTGCTTTGGGAGGAAGCGGAACGGTTGGgcctgggcggcggcggcggcggcggcggcgacctgCTGGACAAGGTGACGGCGTTCGTCGACGGCCGGCTGCATGGGCAGTATCCGTTGGACGTGGTGTTCGCTATGCTCGCGTTGGCACTGAGGTGCGTGGCCCGGGAGTCCCGGACGCGGCCGTCCATGGCCGAGGTGCTCCTCTCGCTCTCGGGGGTGTACAATTGGACAATAAATTGGGACCCTCGGTGCCCTGAAGGCACCGGAACTCCTCACGAACAATAG
- the LOC125534068 gene encoding nucleolin-like: MYNIVLRQKSCFVVLFSLHIAHNRDNDTQSGNNVADDMSEDDLSSDASPFSSGNSNGSPVVFNITDRDMDDEIIIVQSSPPEDSPPDKRKPLLENNNKKKKKKRKVTEDEENKMEEESDGKEDNTDKEEEDGSEEEEEDSEEEEDDE; this comes from the exons ATGTACAACATTGTTCTTAGACAGAAAAGTTGTTTTGTAGTTTTGTTCTCTCTACATATTGCTCATAATAGAGATAATGATACTCAGTCAGGAAACAATGTTGCGG ATGATATGAGTGAGGATGACTTATCTTCTGATGCATCACCTTTTTCTTCGGGGAACTCAAATG GTAGTCCGGTCGTTTTCAATATCACCGATAGGGACATGGACGACGAAATTATAATAGTTCAGAGTTCACCCCCTGAAGATAGCCCACCTGATAAGCGAAAACCACTTTTGGAGAAtaataataagaagaagaagaagaagagaaaggtTACAGAGGACGAGGAAAACAAAATGGAGGAGGAATCAGATGGGAAGGAGGACAACACAGATAAGGAGGAAGAGGATGGcagtgaggaggaggaggaggacagtgaagaggaggaggatgatgagTGA